The Hyphomonas sediminis genome contains a region encoding:
- a CDS encoding NUDIX hydrolase encodes MTIKPWTILSSKQVLRDGFMGLRTDRCQREDGHIVEAYHVTELTDWVTVIPVTAAGNVVLGREYRHAAQVVMVGLPGGVSDPHEKNWADVGARELREETGYVPSEMVWVGTCYPNPATQNNKMHFYLALGCTQDAGQELDPNEDIEVLEMPYREFLDYGQMDVQHALHAAGLFYAERHFLKHPHLRPKE; translated from the coding sequence GTGACGATCAAGCCCTGGACGATCCTTTCTTCAAAGCAGGTGTTGCGGGACGGCTTCATGGGCCTGCGAACCGATCGCTGCCAGCGGGAGGATGGGCATATTGTCGAGGCCTATCATGTGACCGAGCTGACCGACTGGGTGACCGTGATCCCGGTGACGGCGGCAGGGAATGTCGTGCTGGGGCGCGAATATCGCCATGCTGCGCAGGTGGTGATGGTGGGCCTGCCGGGCGGCGTTTCGGACCCGCACGAGAAGAACTGGGCCGATGTTGGCGCGCGGGAGCTGCGCGAAGAGACCGGCTATGTGCCGAGTGAAATGGTGTGGGTCGGCACCTGCTATCCCAACCCGGCAACCCAGAACAACAAGATGCATTTCTACCTGGCGCTGGGCTGCACGCAGGACGCGGGCCAGGAACTGGACCCCAACGAAGATATTGAAGTCCTCGAAATGCCGTACCGGGAGTTTCTCGACTATGGCCAGATGGACGTGCAACATGCGCTGCATGCCGCCGGGCTGTTCTATGCCGAGCGCCACTTCCTGAAACATCCCCATCTTCGCCCCAAGGAGTAA
- a CDS encoding S9 family peptidase: MTDAPRLTLERLYASPALSGPAPRGVKFSPDGGRVTLLRPREDDHSRFDLWQFIVATGELSMLVDSDLLDPADTELSEEEKALRERKRIASVRGIADYSWGDATSVIVPAGGDIYLVDVAPSAAYAPGAKTKPKKPVVTRITETDAFEYDIKVSPRGRFVSFIRDGAVFAWDREEKTEIQISPDARPDAAVSYGVAEFVAQEEMSRYTGYWWSTDERYVAFTEVDESGVDIIPRFDIAADKVTVIDQRYPRAGRPNAKVALHVRDLKDKRTDRITEVGPDDYLARVNWAHGSLWFQTVNREQTEIRYNRTDGKPWRVWSPFTEEQKNWVNLSNDFLALPDGGILLTHELDGYRHIYWRNAETGEMRQVTRGAWVVDALAGYDANSGTIYFTGSVETPLEKHLYAVSLGWTGAEVEEKGAKRLPDSACVDTTPRSAAMRLSCPEPKRITTEGGSWSIAMSPDAQSYAGTFSSPTQPPQTGLYKADGSRIAWINENALNASHPYAPYLAAHTVPEFGTLAAEDGQTLYYSIQKPPGFDPAKKYPVIVSVYGGPHVQRVANDWRPLTDQFYTHQGYIVFRLDNRGTWNRGKQFEDVIFKQTGGPEVRDQLAGVAWLKAQPFVDAGRVVIEGWSYGGYMTLMTLGQAPEGTFAAAMAGAPVTDWALYDTFYTERYMRTPQDNPEGYHASSVFAHVEGLKGPLLLLHGMADDNVTFDNTTRLMAELQKMGRVFELMTYPGQRHGIQGEALQVHLMRTRMDFLKRHLKETTE; encoded by the coding sequence ATGACCGATGCTCCGCGCCTGACCCTGGAACGCCTTTATGCCTCGCCTGCCCTCTCCGGCCCGGCGCCGCGGGGGGTGAAGTTCTCGCCCGATGGCGGACGGGTGACCCTGCTGCGCCCGCGCGAGGACGATCACAGCCGGTTTGACCTGTGGCAGTTCATCGTGGCGACGGGCGAGTTGTCGATGCTGGTGGATTCCGACCTGCTGGACCCGGCGGACACTGAGCTTTCGGAAGAGGAAAAAGCCCTGCGCGAGCGCAAGCGCATCGCCAGCGTGCGCGGCATTGCCGACTATAGCTGGGGCGACGCGACGAGCGTGATCGTTCCGGCGGGCGGCGACATCTACCTCGTGGACGTGGCGCCGAGCGCGGCCTATGCGCCCGGCGCGAAGACCAAGCCGAAAAAGCCCGTGGTGACGCGGATTACCGAGACGGACGCCTTTGAATACGACATCAAGGTTTCGCCCCGAGGCCGGTTTGTCAGCTTCATCCGCGATGGGGCAGTGTTTGCGTGGGACCGCGAAGAGAAGACAGAAATCCAGATCAGCCCGGACGCGCGCCCTGACGCCGCCGTGAGCTATGGCGTGGCCGAGTTCGTGGCGCAGGAGGAGATGAGCCGTTACACCGGATATTGGTGGAGCACGGACGAGCGCTATGTGGCGTTTACCGAAGTGGACGAGAGCGGCGTGGACATTATCCCGCGCTTTGACATTGCCGCAGACAAGGTGACCGTGATCGACCAGCGTTATCCGCGCGCGGGACGGCCGAATGCGAAAGTGGCGCTGCATGTGCGCGACCTGAAAGACAAGCGCACGGACCGCATCACCGAAGTTGGCCCCGACGATTACCTGGCCCGCGTGAACTGGGCGCATGGCAGCCTTTGGTTCCAGACCGTGAACCGCGAGCAGACCGAAATCCGCTATAACCGCACCGATGGGAAGCCCTGGCGCGTCTGGTCTCCGTTTACGGAAGAACAGAAGAACTGGGTGAACCTGTCGAACGATTTCCTGGCCCTGCCCGATGGCGGCATCCTGCTGACGCATGAACTGGACGGATACCGCCACATCTATTGGCGCAATGCCGAGACGGGCGAGATGCGGCAGGTGACCCGTGGCGCATGGGTGGTGGATGCGTTGGCAGGGTATGACGCCAACAGCGGGACGATCTATTTCACGGGCTCTGTGGAAACGCCGCTGGAGAAGCATCTCTACGCCGTTTCGCTTGGCTGGACCGGTGCGGAAGTCGAGGAAAAAGGCGCTAAACGCCTTCCGGACTCCGCCTGCGTGGATACGACGCCGCGTTCAGCCGCCATGCGGCTTTCCTGCCCTGAGCCCAAACGCATAACGACCGAAGGCGGAAGCTGGTCCATCGCCATGAGCCCGGACGCTCAAAGCTATGCGGGCACATTCTCCTCCCCCACCCAACCGCCGCAGACAGGGCTTTACAAGGCGGATGGCAGCCGCATTGCCTGGATCAACGAAAACGCGCTGAATGCCAGCCATCCGTATGCGCCTTATCTGGCGGCACATACCGTACCGGAATTCGGCACGCTGGCCGCTGAAGACGGGCAGACGCTTTACTACTCGATCCAGAAGCCGCCGGGATTTGACCCGGCGAAGAAATACCCGGTGATCGTTTCGGTCTATGGCGGGCCGCATGTGCAGCGGGTGGCCAATGACTGGCGGCCGCTGACCGACCAGTTCTACACCCATCAGGGGTATATCGTGTTCCGGCTGGACAATCGCGGCACATGGAACCGGGGCAAGCAGTTTGAGGATGTGATCTTCAAACAGACCGGCGGGCCGGAAGTGCGCGACCAGCTGGCGGGCGTAGCGTGGCTGAAGGCACAGCCTTTCGTGGACGCGGGCCGCGTCGTGATCGAGGGCTGGAGCTATGGCGGATACATGACGCTGATGACACTGGGCCAGGCGCCGGAGGGCACGTTTGCCGCCGCGATGGCCGGGGCGCCGGTGACCGATTGGGCGCTGTATGACACCTTCTATACCGAGCGTTACATGCGCACGCCGCAGGACAATCCGGAGGGCTACCACGCCTCTTCCGTGTTTGCGCATGTGGAGGGGCTGAAAGGCCCGCTGCTGCTGCTGCACGGGATGGCGGACGACAATGTGACCTTCGACAACACGACCCGCCTGATGGCCGAGTTGCAGAAGATGGGCCGCGTGTTCGAGCTGATGACCTATCCCGGCCAGCGGCATGGCATTCAGGGCGAAGCGCTGCAGGTTCACCTGATGCGCACACGGATGGACTTCCTGAAACGGCACCTGAAGGAGACGACCGAGTGA